The DNA sequence ATCTAGCCCACCGCACCATAAAACCCCATGAATCCAAGACTGCTCCACAAGCAAAGTATTTGAACGATATCGGTTTTCCTACCGCCGAATCCCAATAATTTTTATATAAGCATCTTCATGCGTACTTCTGAGCACGCTGCATAGCAAGAAGAGCCCCGCATGATTACGGGGCTCTTCTTGCTTCTTACAAAGGCTTTACTATTGCTCTGCGGATTCTCAAACAGACGAGTCCTTTTCTGACGTTTGCGTGCTGTCTGTACCTGAAGTTCCTCCATTTTGGCTGGTTGTGCCGCTTTGGCCTGAAGCTCCATTCCCGGCTGATTCTCCCTTGCGTTGGCCGCCACCTGGGCCACCTTGCCCCCGGCCGCCGCCAAAGCCGCCGCCGCCGGTTGTCACGCCCGACTCATTGACGTATGTGACCGTATCACCCAGCTTGAAGCTGACGATTTTCGTGCCGCCTGTCAGCTTACCTTTTTCATACAATCCATCCTTCGGCGTACCCGTGGACGTTCCGCCTGAATACAGGATGTAGGTCTCGCCGGCCTTCAAATCCGGAGTGGAAATCACGATACTCTGGATGGATTTTGCCGGAGCAAAGCTCAGGATCGGCGTCCCTTTACTGTCCGCCAGCGTAACCAGCGTACCCGCCTTCAGCGTGCTCGGGAACGTCATCATCATCGATCGCTGCGAAGAAGATTCGGATGGCGTCTGTGCCATGCCTGAGCTTCCGGCTGCGACCAGCAGACCACCGGATTGTTCAAATGTACCGTCGTAGTCAAGAGCGCCGTTTCCGTTCATCGTTGGGCCATTCACGAGCACGGTACCGCCAGTCATCACGATGGAACCGTTCGAGTCGAGTCCGTCACCTGCGGCATCGACCGTGAGATGTCCGCCGCTGATAGTAAGCTTCGCATTGCCTGAACCGCCAGGGCCGCCTGGCATTCCTTGACCGCCTGTCGGCGGCTGCTGCGCTCCGGCTTGGCCTTGTTCTCCACTCTGGTCGCCGGATTGGGCTTGATCCGTTTGCGATTGCGTCTGATTAGACTGCGTTTGGCTGCCATTCGTTTGAGCCTGATCCTCAGGCGGTACCTGTCCCGGCGTGCCTGCCGGCGGCTCGCCGCCAAACATTCCGCCCGGCCCTTCCGCGCTGCCGCCTCCTTCCGAAGCATTCACGCCGTCATCGCTGGCAACCACTTGGATCTCACCGCCGGAAATGGCGATATCCGCACTTTCGATGCCTTCATAGCTTTTCGTAATATCGATGGTACCGCCGGAAATGGCAATCGACGTGTCGGCATGGATACCATCATCGCCGGTAGCCAAGCTGAATTGTCCGCCCACAATGCGAATGCTGCCATTGGTATGCACCGCATCGTCAGCGGAATCAATCTTGAACTGGCCGTCCGATATGGATATTCCAGCGTCTGCCTTAAGACCCTTGGCACTTCCCGTTTCGGTTTCTTCACTGTTCTCCGTGTCCGCTTGGGCGGTTGCGTTCGTATCAGTAGCGGCCATTTGCTTCTGCTCAGTCTTTTGAGTCTCGGTCTGGGACTGTGCTTCGGAATTCGTCTTCGTATTTTGTGACTTTGCGTCTTGTGCCTGCGTTGAGGTCGGCCCGCTCTGTGCTCCGGTACCGGTTTGCGAACCAAAATCTGGACGCTGCGGCGGCTGTTCCTCCTGGTGAGGCTCCGCATTGGCGCTTCCGCCGCCGGTTACCATGTCAAAGGTGCCGCCATCAATCAGCATGGTCGTAGAGGCCTGGAATCCGTCGCTGCCTGCGTCGATGTTAAACATGCCGTCCTCAATCACCAGGTAGCCTTTATCCTTGTCGCCATCATAAGTCGTCTTGAAGCCGTCTCCGCCGGCATTGACGTGAATGACGCCCGTCTTGATCGCTGCCAAGTCGCGGCCGATGATCCCATCGTCGGCTGCGTTTATGTCCAGTGTGCCGCTTACAATCTTCAGATCATCCTTGCTCGTAATCCCGTCCTTATGGTTCCCTTGCACAGTCAGCTTGCCCGCGCCGTTGATCGTCAGATCATCCTGGCTGAACAGGGCCGCTGTCGGGGCATCTTCCGAGGTATCCGCGTAGGTTTTTCCGTCCGACAGCGAATTATTCGTTCCTTTGTTCAGCGTCAGCACGGTTTTGCCTGCCTTCTTGACCTGAACCGCAGGACCGCTAGAGTTGATAATCTGCGCACCGTTCAGCACCAAATGCACGATATCATCCTTGCCGGCTTCCACCACAATGCTTCCGCTCGTCAGCTTGCCGCTGATCGCATACGTTCCGGCTGAAGAAATCTTGACATCACCGCCGCTGGCCTGCGCTCCTTCCCCGCTCACGGTTGCGCTCGTGCCGCTCAGCGTAATGGTCGTGGCATCGCCTTCTTTCCAATCGACGGTCGTATCATCAGTATCATATTCCACCAGATCCTTTATTTTGAGGCTCGCCAGCTGTGCGTTGGCCGTGCTCGCGTCCACTGCTGCTGTATCCGTCTCCACCGCCGTACTGTCCCCAGACGTCGTACTGCTGGCCGCATTGGTTGTGCAGCCGGAGGCCAGCATGGCCGTCAGGATCAGAATCGCGGCAAATTTCGTTTTATAAGATTGTTTCAACTTGTTCAACCTCTTTTCGTTTAATATTCCTGCAGCACAGGATTCATCGTCAGCGTAATGTCCAGATTACCGTTACGGGTCCGGATGTCATCCAGAAATGCCTTCTGATTCGTGCTTGGACCCATTTTGATCGAATACACAACTTCATACAGGCTCCCGAGCTCGGTTGTTTTGACCTTTTTCAGCTCATAATCGATGTTGTGTACGCGGAAAACCTCTTCAAAAGCATCTTCGTAGCCCAAATTTTCCGGGATAGTGACTTTCAGCGTCTTCAGAGGATCCTTTTTCACACCGAACCCGATCTGCTTCAGCACATACATCAGCGCGCAGAGAATGATCGTGAACAGCACCGCGTAACCAAACGCTCCGACGCCTGCCGCCAGGCCCGCCGCCATGGAGAACAGGACGTAGGAAATATCCTTGGAGTCGCCGGGAGCGCTCCGGAAACGGATGATGGAGAAGGCGCCCGCCAGGCTGAAGGCTCTGGCAATATTGCTGCCGATGAGCATGATGATGATTGCCACAATCACAGGCAGCACCATCATCGTCAGGGTGAAGCTCGGGGAATAAGCCGGCTGTGTTTTCATATACGTGAAACTGATAATGCCTCCCAGTACAACGGCAATCACCAGTGTCAAAAGCGCATGCGATAAAGAAAGGCTCGTGTCCGCAGCGGACGACGTAAAAATGGATTCAATCATAAAACAACTCTCTCCCTTTCAACGTTTGGTGCATTTCGAATCGATTTCTTGTATTCATTGCCGTACTTGGAAAAGCTGGTACGATACATTTGATGCTCGGACAGCATTTTGGATAGCCAGACCGGAATGGTCTTTTCGGCTTTGACTTCCATCAGCCACTGGCCCCGCTCCATCAGCTGTTCGCCATAATCGCCGGCCTCCAGCTTGAGATCATAACGCCGCGAGCGGATGTTGGTGTCAAAGGTGATCCGCAGATCGCGGTTGTCCTTGCAGAACAGCGCGATGCGGTCATACGCCAGATAAACCATCGGCTGCAGCTCATACCGGCTCAGGAAGTACTCGATTTCGCGAATCACCTGTTCATTCATGCCTTTTCGGTACGCAGGGGCTGCGCCAGTCCGGATGAACTCATAGGCTTCATCCAGCCTGAGTGATGTTCTCCGTTTGTTGACGAGACCGAACACCTTCTTCTTCAGCTCCAGATACACCTTGGCATCACTGCCCGGCACACCGTAAGACCGAATCCGCAGCTTCTCCCTATATTTGGGCTTGGCCAAACTGGTACGGATGAGCGAATGATGCTCGGTGTCGTAATACAGATTGCTGATGGTGTAGAACTTGTCATCCTTGTTGTTCTCATCGGGTTCCATATATGCCATCAGGTCGTTATAAATATTGTAGAAAGCCTTCGTGTCCATCAAATACTTGTTTTCATAACGGTTGAATACTTCAATCGCCATCGTTCATTACGCTCCTTTCACGGATAACGGATGACTCTCGCCTTCCATATCTGTAGCTTAAAGCCCAAACCTTTAACGAAGCTTAAACACGCAGATAACATTCCGTTAACATTCGGATGATATATGCCGGCAAGCCGGGGATTAAGGTTGATTAAAGGTTCGCTTCCTATAATGGGCATGTAACACTGTTTAAGGACGGAATGAAGGAGAGCAAAAGCCATGCGCATATTAATTGTTGAAGATGAGGTGTATCTTGCCGAGGCACTGACCCAAATATTGAAAAAAAACCATTATTCCGTGGATGCCGTCCACGACGGACAATCGGGACTGGACAATGCCCTCAGCGGCATCTATGATCTGCTGCTGCTCGACATCATGCTGCCGGAGATAGACGGAATCACGCTGCTGAAGACGCTTCGTTCCGAAGGCATCGCGACCCCGGTCATTATGCTCACAGCGAAGAGTGAGATTTCGGATACGATTACCGGACTGGATTACGGCGCCGATGACTATGTCGCCAAGCCTTTTTCGACAGGGGAGCTGCTGGCCCGCATCAGGGCGGCTCTAAGACGCAAAGGCGAGGTTGTCCCGGAGGATGGCCTGAAGTTCGGAGATATCGAGCTGAATACATCGACACTTAAGCTGAGCTGCAAAGGAAAAGAGCTGAAGCTGATTTTGAAGGAAAGTGAGCTGCTGGAGCTGCTCATTACGAGGAAGCAGGCAGTAACCTCCAAAGAGCAGATGATCGAGAAGCTGTGGGGTTTTGATTCGGAGGCTGAGCACAATAACGTGGAAGTGTACATTTCATTTCTGCGGAAAAAGCTGACTTTTCTAAATGCATCGGTACGGATTAATACGATCCGGAGTGTGGGTTATATATTGGAGGCGACGGCTTAATGTTCCAAAAGCTGCGCAATCGGTTTCTTCTGATGAACATGATCATTATTACGATCATCATGCTTGTCGCCTTCGCGGCGATCTATACGATCACGTATCAAAATGTGCGCCGCGACATTGAGTTGAATCTGCAGCGCGTCTCGGAGTTTTATCATAAAGATGGGGGGCCAGGCCGGCAAGGACCGCTGGGAAGTACCTCCCCCCGAACATCAGAGAGCGGAGTTTCCGGCGGGGGGACTAATTCCGGGATAACGCCTCCAGCCCCTGACATGTCCCAGGATGGAATCAACTCATCCAAGCCGCGGTCCGGAGGCCAGAATCCTCCGCCTGAGCTATCGGTTTCCTTTGCCCTGCAAACGGATCTAGAAGGGAACCTCCTGTCGAAAAGCTCCCGTTTTGATATGGATGATGCATTCTACGAGTCCGCCAAGGATAAAGCCGTGCTTCATCCGGACCGTGACGGCCGGTTCACGCTTGACGGCACGCGCTGGGCTTACACTGTGAGGAAGGGTTCGGAGGGCAGTACAATCGTTTATCTGGATGTCACTGCACAGCTGAAAATCATCACCAACCTGATCTACACCTTTTCCATCGTCGCCCTGGTTATGCTAGTCGTGATCTACCTGACCAGCCGTTATTTTGCGAACCGCTCGATCGCGCCTGTCAGAGAAGCCTTCGACAAACAGAAGCGGTTTATAGCCGATGCATCCCATGAGCTGAAAACACCGCTTGCGGTCATTAACACCAATGCCGATGTGCTCCTGGCCAATAGCGAAGATACCATTCTCGCGCAGTCCAAATGGCTGCATCATATCAAATCGGAAACCGAGCGCATGAAGACGCTCACGAATGATCTCTTGTACCTCACCCAGATGGATGATGCTCAAAGCCAAATGATTTTCGTACCGTTTAACCTCAGCGAAGCCGTCGAGAGCGTCATTTTGACCATGGAAGCCGTCATCTATGAGAAAGAAATCGCACTCACTTATGAAATTGAGCCTGACCAGACGATCATGGGAAGCAGCGAGCAGATCAAGCAGGTGGTCATGATTTTGCTGGATAACGCCATCAAATACACCAACCCGCAGGGATCTATCCATCTTACGCTGAACAGGCAGTACAACCATTTGCTGCTGAAAGTGACCAACACGGGTGAAGGCATTGCTTCCGAGCATGTGGACAGAATCTTTGACCGTTTCTACCGGATCGATTCGTCCCGTTCCCGCAAGCACGGCGGATATGGGCTGGGTCTTGCGATAGCCAAATCGATTGTGGAGCAGCACAAGGGGAAAATTTATGTGAAAAGCACGCCGAAAGACAAAACAAGCTTTTATGTGCAGTTAGGCTGACATACCAAAAAAGCCAGCCCTTTGTAGAGGAGCTGGCTTTCGTTATCAAGATGGTCATTCCATCATCGGATCCTAACCCAATTCAACGGTTTTCATATCCATGTCATCACCCACCTGTAGTTTATAATCCCTTCCGCAAGGTATCTAGGTAGGTATGGTTATAAGAAAAGTTGTGCCTTTGCCCTTTTCGCTCTCGACTTCAATGCTCCCTTTCACCTTATTGATGGTACTGTAGACCATGAGCATGCCCAGGCCCGTTCCTTCCTCTTTGGTCGAATAATACGGCTTGCCTAGACGCGATATTTCCTCCCTCGTCATTCCAATGCCAGTGTCTTGGATGCGGATCACAATATTTTGCTTTCTTTCCGAGACATCGATGAATAATGTACCGCCACCCTTTTCTTTCATCGCTTCAATACCGTTTTTATATAAATTAATAAAACATTGCTGAATTTGGTTCCGGTCATAATGTGTATTGAGCGAGTTATTAAAACTGAATTTAACCTCTACTTCATGTATGGAGGCATAAGGCATAATGATATTTTTGGTATACTCTAACTCCGCACTCATGTTGGAATAAACCATATTTTCGGATTGCGGTTTGGCAAATGAGAGATAATCGCTGACTATTTTTTCTGCTCGTCTCAGCTCCTGCAGCGATAATCCCACATATTCCTTTTCCTCCCGCGTGAGGGTTTTCGATCTGTTTAACAGCTGCAAAAAACCGCTGGTAACCGTAAGCGGATTTCTAATTTCATGTGACACGCTAGCTGCGAGCTCACTGACGACATTTAATCTTTCCGATTGCATAATCCGGTCACGATTTTTAATATTGGTAATAATTTTTTCTATTAAAATCATAATGACACTCATCACCCCAACATGCGTCGTTAAGGCATTAAGGGCGAGAACCCAGAATTCTCTGTTTAACGCTCCATGAGCAAAGCTTAATGTAAACAGGTAAAATCCCATGGTAATGAAAGAAGCCATCGTGGCCCATATGATTCGGCCCTTCGAGCTTAATTTCACGAATTTTTTGCTGTATAACGGCACTAAAATCATGACCGTCGTTGAAAAAAGAAAGGATTGGATCGTACCGGCTCCACCTACATAGAATCGGTAAAGATTTAAAATGATATATAACGGGAGAACATTTCTATACCCTCCAAAAAGAGCCATGATAATAAATGGAATATATCTCAAATCAAAAATAAATCCGATTTCGAGTTTAAAGGGTTTGGCAATACAGAGACTCATCGTCAAGGCCGATAGTAAAATAAGAGCCTTTCTATTAAAGGAATGTGCTCTATTTTCAAAGAAAATCAGAGATATGACAACTGGAAACAGTAAAAACAAGAAATTCAAAAGTAAGGTTTCAAACAACAGTTAACTTCCTTTCAGCCTTTTGTAACTAAAAATCATATTTCAGGTTCCGAGCTATACAATAGAAGATTACGCTAATCACATGTTGTAAGTAAAGCTAAAGCTGTTAATTATGGATGTCCGATCCAATTTTTGAATGACTCCATCAAGCATGTAGTGGCTCATAAAATAAACCGTACATTGG is a window from the Paenibacillus sp. J23TS9 genome containing:
- a CDS encoding carbohydrate-binding domain-containing protein, whose amino-acid sequence is MKQSYKTKFAAILILTAMLASGCTTNAASSTTSGDSTAVETDTAAVDASTANAQLASLKIKDLVEYDTDDTTVDWKEGDATTITLSGTSATVSGEGAQASGGDVKISSAGTYAISGKLTSGSIVVEAGKDDIVHLVLNGAQIINSSGPAVQVKKAGKTVLTLNKGTNNSLSDGKTYADTSEDAPTAALFSQDDLTINGAGKLTVQGNHKDGITSKDDLKIVSGTLDINAADDGIIGRDLAAIKTGVIHVNAGGDGFKTTYDGDKDKGYLVIEDGMFNIDAGSDGFQASTTMLIDGGTFDMVTGGGSANAEPHQEEQPPQRPDFGSQTGTGAQSGPTSTQAQDAKSQNTKTNSEAQSQTETQKTEQKQMAATDTNATAQADTENSEETETGSAKGLKADAGISISDGQFKIDSADDAVHTNGSIRIVGGQFSLATGDDGIHADTSIAISGGTIDITKSYEGIESADIAISGGEIQVVASDDGVNASEGGGSAEGPGGMFGGEPPAGTPGQVPPEDQAQTNGSQTQSNQTQSQTDQAQSGDQSGEQGQAGAQQPPTGGQGMPGGPGGSGNAKLTISGGHLTVDAAGDGLDSNGSIVMTGGTVLVNGPTMNGNGALDYDGTFEQSGGLLVAAGSSGMAQTPSESSSQRSMMMTFPSTLKAGTLVTLADSKGTPILSFAPAKSIQSIVISTPDLKAGETYILYSGGTSTGTPKDGLYEKGKLTGGTKIVSFKLGDTVTYVNESGVTTGGGGFGGGRGQGGPGGGQRKGESAGNGASGQSGTTSQNGGTSGTDSTQTSEKDSSV
- a CDS encoding DUF4956 domain-containing protein, with product MIESIFTSSAADTSLSLSHALLTLVIAVVLGGIISFTYMKTQPAYSPSFTLTMMVLPVIVAIIIMLIGSNIARAFSLAGAFSIIRFRSAPGDSKDISYVLFSMAAGLAAGVGAFGYAVLFTIILCALMYVLKQIGFGVKKDPLKTLKVTIPENLGYEDAFEEVFRVHNIDYELKKVKTTELGSLYEVVYSIKMGPSTNQKAFLDDIRTRNGNLDITLTMNPVLQEY
- a CDS encoding polyphosphate polymerase domain-containing protein; its protein translation is MAIEVFNRYENKYLMDTKAFYNIYNDLMAYMEPDENNKDDKFYTISNLYYDTEHHSLIRTSLAKPKYREKLRIRSYGVPGSDAKVYLELKKKVFGLVNKRRTSLRLDEAYEFIRTGAAPAYRKGMNEQVIREIEYFLSRYELQPMVYLAYDRIALFCKDNRDLRITFDTNIRSRRYDLKLEAGDYGEQLMERGQWLMEVKAEKTIPVWLSKMLSEHQMYRTSFSKYGNEYKKSIRNAPNVERERVVL
- a CDS encoding response regulator transcription factor translates to MRILIVEDEVYLAEALTQILKKNHYSVDAVHDGQSGLDNALSGIYDLLLLDIMLPEIDGITLLKTLRSEGIATPVIMLTAKSEISDTITGLDYGADDYVAKPFSTGELLARIRAALRRKGEVVPEDGLKFGDIELNTSTLKLSCKGKELKLILKESELLELLITRKQAVTSKEQMIEKLWGFDSEAEHNNVEVYISFLRKKLTFLNASVRINTIRSVGYILEATA
- a CDS encoding cell wall metabolism sensor histidine kinase WalK produces the protein MFQKLRNRFLLMNMIIITIIMLVAFAAIYTITYQNVRRDIELNLQRVSEFYHKDGGPGRQGPLGSTSPRTSESGVSGGGTNSGITPPAPDMSQDGINSSKPRSGGQNPPPELSVSFALQTDLEGNLLSKSSRFDMDDAFYESAKDKAVLHPDRDGRFTLDGTRWAYTVRKGSEGSTIVYLDVTAQLKIITNLIYTFSIVALVMLVVIYLTSRYFANRSIAPVREAFDKQKRFIADASHELKTPLAVINTNADVLLANSEDTILAQSKWLHHIKSETERMKTLTNDLLYLTQMDDAQSQMIFVPFNLSEAVESVILTMEAVIYEKEIALTYEIEPDQTIMGSSEQIKQVVMILLDNAIKYTNPQGSIHLTLNRQYNHLLLKVTNTGEGIASEHVDRIFDRFYRIDSSRSRKHGGYGLGLAIAKSIVEQHKGKIYVKSTPKDKTSFYVQLG
- a CDS encoding ATP-binding protein, whose amino-acid sequence is MILIEKIITNIKNRDRIMQSERLNVVSELAASVSHEIRNPLTVTSGFLQLLNRSKTLTREEKEYVGLSLQELRRAEKIVSDYLSFAKPQSENMVYSNMSAELEYTKNIIMPYASIHEVEVKFSFNNSLNTHYDRNQIQQCFINLYKNGIEAMKEKGGGTLFIDVSERKQNIVIRIQDTGIGMTREEISRLGKPYYSTKEEGTGLGMLMVYSTINKVKGSIEVESEKGKGTTFLITIPT